A stretch of the Asticcacaulis sp. ZE23SCel15 genome encodes the following:
- a CDS encoding electron transfer flavoprotein-ubiquinone oxidoreductase: MSEAMERESMEYDVVIVGGGPAGLSAAIRLKQRAEKAGADISVALLEKGSEIGAHILSGAVMDPAGLEKLFPDWKALGAPLETAVTEDKFIYLGPQGALDISWLPMPDYMKNHGCYIGSLGNLTRWMAEQAEGLGVEIYPGMACSEVLYDDDGAVSGVVAGVFGLDRKGEPKPDFQPGLELRAKYTFFAEGVRGSLSQQLIKKYELDKTSDYQKYGIGLKELWKIPKHKHKPGYVQHTLGWPLDDKTGGGSFMYHFGEEYVSIGFVVHLNYQNPYLSPFDEFQRFKLHPVIREHLEGGTRISYGARAISEGGYQSVPKLNFPGGVLIGDGAGFVNVPRIKGSHNAIKTGILAADAAFGALTDTAKAPANRSLDAYQLAYDKSDVAKELKLVRNVKPILTRFGTGFGTVLGGMEMHVTKLLGGMSVLGTLKHGKSDAQSLKPAAGFKPIDYPKPDGVLSFDKLSSVFISNTNHEEDQPVHLTLKDERVPIDINLAKYAEPAQRYCPAGVYEIVGLEENKPRLQINAQNCVHCKTCDIKDPTQNIVWVTPEGGGGPNYPNM; encoded by the coding sequence ATGTCTGAGGCGATGGAACGCGAAAGCATGGAATACGATGTCGTGATCGTCGGTGGCGGTCCGGCGGGCCTTTCGGCGGCGATACGATTGAAGCAGCGGGCTGAAAAAGCCGGTGCTGACATCAGCGTCGCTTTGCTTGAAAAGGGTTCGGAAATCGGGGCTCATATCCTATCCGGGGCGGTGATGGACCCGGCGGGTCTTGAAAAGCTTTTTCCTGACTGGAAGGCTCTGGGCGCGCCGCTTGAGACCGCGGTGACTGAGGATAAGTTCATTTATCTGGGGCCACAGGGCGCGCTCGATATTTCGTGGCTGCCCATGCCCGATTACATGAAAAATCATGGCTGCTACATTGGGTCGCTCGGCAACCTGACGCGCTGGATGGCGGAACAGGCTGAGGGGCTTGGGGTTGAGATATATCCCGGCATGGCCTGTTCGGAAGTGCTTTATGACGATGATGGCGCGGTTTCAGGTGTCGTGGCCGGGGTTTTTGGTCTTGATCGCAAAGGTGAGCCTAAGCCGGATTTCCAGCCGGGGCTTGAGCTGAGGGCGAAGTATACCTTCTTTGCCGAAGGTGTGCGCGGATCGCTGTCGCAACAACTGATTAAGAAATACGAACTCGATAAGACCTCGGATTATCAGAAATACGGTATTGGCCTGAAAGAGTTATGGAAAATACCTAAGCATAAACATAAGCCCGGATACGTGCAGCATACCTTGGGATGGCCGCTGGATGACAAGACCGGCGGCGGGTCGTTCATGTACCATTTCGGAGAGGAATACGTCTCGATCGGCTTTGTGGTCCACCTGAACTACCAGAACCCGTACCTGTCGCCGTTTGATGAGTTTCAGCGCTTCAAACTGCATCCGGTGATCCGCGAACACCTTGAGGGCGGGACGCGCATTTCTTATGGTGCGCGCGCCATCTCCGAAGGCGGGTATCAGTCTGTACCCAAGCTGAATTTCCCCGGCGGTGTGCTGATCGGAGATGGGGCAGGTTTTGTGAATGTACCGCGCATCAAAGGCAGCCATAATGCTATCAAGACCGGGATTCTGGCGGCTGACGCGGCTTTTGGAGCCTTAACCGATACGGCTAAAGCCCCCGCCAACCGCAGTCTTGATGCCTATCAGTTGGCCTATGACAAATCCGACGTCGCCAAAGAACTCAAGCTGGTGCGCAACGTCAAGCCGATTTTGACGCGCTTTGGTACAGGTTTTGGGACGGTGCTGGGCGGTATGGAAATGCACGTCACCAAACTTTTGGGCGGCATGTCGGTACTGGGCACCCTAAAACACGGCAAATCTGATGCGCAGTCCCTTAAGCCCGCCGCCGGTTTCAAGCCGATAGATTATCCGAAGCCGGATGGTGTTTTAAGCTTTGATAAACTGTCGTCTGTTTTCATTTCCAATACGAACCACGAAGAAGATCAGCCGGTTCATCTTACCCTTAAAGATGAACGTGTGCCGATCGATATCAACCTGGCGAAATATGCGGAGCCTGCGCAACGCTATTGCCCGGCAGGGGTTTATGAAATTGTCGGATTGGAAGAAAACAAGCCGCGCCTTCAGATCAACGCCCAGAATTGCGTTCATTGTAAGACGTGCGATATCAAAGATCCGACACAAAATATTGTTTGGGTGACGCCTGAAGGCGGGGGTGGCCCGAACTATCCAAATATGTAA
- a CDS encoding uracil-DNA glycosylase: MSLSAPHDAVKSLESYLGFWMDHDVAEAYEFQPINRTLVENKPRLTAKTPTGKVSANVNNQVTQTPQNVNLNALVPENLRHFDPEIALNQARHLASTATNLDELYTNLSKFEALPLRYEGGKNLVKGRGNANARLLIIGDAPDAEEDDSGVAFGGKSGKMLDQMVSQAGLSDQFYALPAVFWRPAGNRPLTDSDAALMSPFLHGFISIIKPDAVWLMGPAAVKVVLDVTDGIQKLRGKDLSFKPLIGDHSPVLRASFHPSLLVKQPMAKAFVWRDLLEMSQRLA; the protein is encoded by the coding sequence TTGTCTCTGTCTGCTCCCCATGACGCCGTCAAGTCGCTTGAAAGCTATCTGGGCTTTTGGATGGATCATGACGTCGCGGAAGCCTATGAATTCCAACCTATTAACCGAACCCTTGTTGAGAATAAACCCCGCTTAACCGCTAAAACACCCACCGGAAAAGTTTCCGCGAACGTCAACAATCAGGTAACGCAAACCCCGCAAAACGTCAACCTGAATGCTCTGGTCCCGGAAAATCTGCGTCATTTCGATCCGGAGATTGCCCTTAATCAGGCCCGCCATCTGGCCAGCACAGCGACTAATCTGGACGAGCTTTATACCAACCTGTCAAAGTTCGAAGCGCTGCCCTTGCGGTATGAGGGTGGCAAAAATCTGGTCAAGGGCCGGGGCAATGCCAATGCCCGCTTGCTGATCATCGGCGATGCCCCCGATGCCGAGGAAGATGACAGCGGTGTAGCTTTTGGTGGAAAATCGGGCAAGATGCTTGATCAGATGGTGTCGCAAGCGGGACTGAGTGATCAATTTTATGCCTTGCCGGCAGTATTCTGGCGTCCAGCCGGCAACCGACCTCTTACGGATTCTGACGCAGCCCTGATGTCGCCATTCTTACACGGTTTCATCTCAATAATTAAGCCCGATGCAGTTTGGCTCATGGGGCCTGCCGCCGTTAAGGTGGTTCTGGATGTAACAGACGGCATTCAGAAACTGCGCGGAAAAGACCTTAGTTTCAAGCCGCTTATCGGTGATCATAGCCCGGTTTTACGCGCGAGCTTCCATCCGTCCCTGTTGGTGAAACAGCCTATGGCAAAGGCATTTGTGTGGCGCGATCTGCTGGAAATGTCCCAAAGGCTTGCTTAA
- a CDS encoding transglycosylase SLT domain-containing protein, which produces MVAGFCHSAMAAESKPSKETATPAKATSKSKTVAKSKADSKAKIEKASKKSTEEKSSETKKATLAKVDPVKPTPTRPEPLIATPNQPVPYQAIAVSAPVLPTLIAKGQPATGNITPWDAERYDQAFNLIAKGDFEGAQEKSSQIADETLKGYLEFYKLFNGNYSSSYGELTAWLERYSDLPMSMRVWSLAKRKKPDGESDPPLPALAKASPRGDSDSLRLASLNPVAGINAVAAMFDRPEPSRTESTSGSLNPDSSLTPKSARSAYNNNQLEQAIKLGVQVGDRWVAGLASYRLKRYTEAEKHFDFVINDPSQNAWSQSGAAYWAARAALMQNQKDEADRYLRIAASFPFTFYGLVAEQRLGIEPAVALAQKGLPPALSNDPRNLARTLSDDFEWTKTNDQAKRVTTLMQIGRTNDARAELQDAMQRASDDTTRNHWLALATYHKLSVSKLKSSDRLFDSSSYLQPDYEPKGGFAIDKALVFAIARKESKFNPKAQSYAGAYGLMQLMPATAALVTGDKKLLTKPAALLDPETNLTIGQEYIQRLLAAKPIGGDILRAVAAYNAGPRPVQDAVNALGPDADALLIMESIPVAQTRQYVEEVIAAYWIYSHLMGETPNSLKHAAQDVRAISLN; this is translated from the coding sequence ATGGTCGCGGGTTTTTGCCATAGCGCTATGGCCGCCGAATCCAAGCCATCAAAAGAGACGGCCACACCGGCTAAAGCCACATCAAAGTCCAAGACCGTTGCAAAATCCAAAGCGGATTCGAAGGCTAAAATCGAAAAAGCTTCCAAAAAATCTACTGAAGAGAAATCTTCTGAGACTAAAAAAGCAACCCTTGCAAAAGTTGATCCGGTTAAGCCTACGCCCACCCGACCTGAGCCGCTTATCGCTACGCCAAATCAGCCGGTGCCCTATCAGGCCATTGCCGTATCCGCGCCGGTATTGCCGACTCTGATTGCCAAGGGACAGCCGGCAACCGGCAACATTACGCCGTGGGATGCCGAACGCTATGATCAGGCCTTCAACTTGATCGCCAAGGGTGATTTTGAAGGCGCTCAGGAAAAAAGTTCTCAGATTGCTGATGAAACGCTCAAAGGCTATCTGGAGTTTTACAAACTTTTCAACGGTAATTATTCCTCGTCTTACGGCGAGTTAACGGCGTGGCTTGAGCGTTACTCGGATCTGCCGATGTCCATGCGGGTATGGTCTTTGGCCAAACGCAAAAAACCTGACGGTGAAAGTGATCCGCCCTTACCTGCGCTCGCCAAAGCCTCTCCCAGAGGGGATTCGGATTCGCTAAGACTGGCCAGCCTGAACCCCGTGGCCGGTATTAATGCGGTGGCGGCGATGTTTGATCGTCCCGAACCAAGTCGGACCGAATCGACCAGCGGCAGCCTTAATCCGGATTCGTCACTTACGCCCAAATCGGCACGCTCCGCTTACAATAACAATCAGTTAGAGCAGGCGATTAAACTTGGTGTGCAAGTCGGCGATCGCTGGGTTGCCGGTCTCGCATCCTATCGCCTTAAACGCTACACCGAGGCCGAAAAGCATTTCGATTTCGTCATAAATGACCCTAGCCAGAACGCGTGGAGCCAGTCTGGCGCTGCCTATTGGGCCGCGCGCGCAGCCTTGATGCAGAACCAAAAGGATGAGGCCGATCGTTATTTGCGTATCGCCGCCTCGTTCCCGTTCACATTCTACGGTCTGGTCGCCGAGCAACGCTTAGGGATTGAACCGGCGGTGGCTCTGGCTCAAAAAGGCCTCCCACCCGCGCTTAGCAACGATCCGCGCAATCTGGCGCGAACCTTATCCGATGACTTCGAGTGGACGAAAACCAACGATCAGGCTAAGCGCGTCACGACCCTGATGCAGATCGGCCGCACCAATGATGCGCGCGCAGAGTTGCAGGATGCCATGCAGCGCGCTTCCGATGATACTACGCGTAATCACTGGCTGGCTCTGGCGACCTATCACAAACTGTCAGTATCCAAGCTGAAAAGTTCTGACCGCCTGTTTGATTCGTCATCCTACCTGCAACCCGACTACGAACCCAAAGGTGGGTTTGCTATCGATAAGGCTCTGGTATTTGCCATTGCCCGTAAGGAAAGCAAATTTAACCCCAAGGCCCAGAGCTATGCCGGTGCGTACGGCTTAATGCAATTGATGCCGGCGACAGCCGCTTTGGTTACCGGGGACAAAAAGCTGCTTACCAAACCCGCCGCCCTGCTTGATCCGGAAACTAATCTGACCATAGGCCAGGAATATATTCAGCGCCTTCTGGCCGCCAAACCCATCGGTGGCGACATCCTGCGCGCCGTAGCGGCTTATAATGCGGGCCCCCGACCGGTTCAGGACGCCGTCAATGCGCTTGGCCCTGACGCCGATGCGCTCCTGATCATGGAATCAATCCCAGTGGCTCAAACCCGGCAATATGTCGAAGAGGTTATCGCCGCTTACTGGATCTATAGCCATTTGATGGGCGAAACACCCAACAGCCTGAAACATGCGGCTCAGGACGTTCGCGCGATTAGCTTGAACTAG
- a CDS encoding glycosyltransferase, whose translation MISVVIPTLNAEDSLVRTLSALVPGVVEGLIKDVIIVDGGSEDATLEIAESTGCRILHADASRGLQLWQGCREARGDWLLILHADSQLGEGWMDQIHLHMRQYPQRAGYFRLTFDDPSWLAAFWAEALAFRARWFGAPSGDHGLFMSRALYDAVGGYKDQAAYEALSMDLALGRARLRPIPTPLITSGERFKRKGWAFSQIGKGWSFIAYLMGFPPKPPKRT comes from the coding sequence ATGATTTCGGTCGTTATTCCGACCCTTAACGCCGAAGATTCGCTCGTGCGGACCCTGAGTGCTCTGGTGCCAGGGGTGGTTGAGGGGCTGATTAAGGATGTCATTATCGTTGACGGCGGTTCTGAGGATGCGACCCTTGAGATTGCCGAATCGACAGGGTGTCGAATATTGCACGCCGACGCCAGCCGGGGACTTCAACTCTGGCAGGGTTGCCGTGAAGCGCGCGGTGACTGGTTACTGATCCTGCATGCGGACTCACAATTGGGCGAAGGCTGGATGGATCAGATTCACCTGCACATGCGCCAATATCCGCAGCGTGCAGGCTATTTCCGGCTGACCTTTGATGATCCGTCATGGCTGGCGGCCTTTTGGGCCGAGGCGCTGGCGTTTCGGGCGCGCTGGTTTGGGGCACCCTCCGGGGATCATGGACTGTTTATGTCGCGCGCACTTTATGACGCGGTCGGTGGCTATAAGGATCAGGCGGCCTATGAGGCCCTGAGCATGGATCTGGCTTTGGGACGGGCGCGATTGAGGCCGATACCGACGCCGCTGATTACCAGTGGTGAGCGTTTCAAACGTAAAGGCTGGGCCTTTTCTCAGATTGGAAAAGGCTGGAGTTTTATCGCTTATTTGATGGGCTTTCCGCCTAAGCCACCGAAGCGAACCTAG
- a CDS encoding class I SAM-dependent RNA methyltransferase codes for MAQQTLSIAHIGFQGDGITADGVFVPLTLPGEEVRAEIHKDRADLIEVLTPSAERVAPPCRHFSRCGGCALQHWDMVAYSAWKHDLVASMLTKAGLETQVEPILTTPPHTRRRVGLHAKRINGPKGTFRVELGFKMRKSWDQVRIEECPVADPRIVAALPHLTELAQALFEHPKSAPILNVTVSETGLDIDIRGVERSKSGGLSADGRMQIAMTASAADFARVTMSDEIQYMARSPQVRFGRAMVDLPFAPFLQASPKSEADMVRLVTQAVAGAKKVADLFCGSGTFTFPLAEQAVVYAADGSAGAIGSLKSAMGRVSGLKTITAEVRDLYRRPMLAAEMNGFDAIVFDPPRAGAEDQAREIALSTVKRVVAVSCNPQTFIRDVRILTEAGFSLDKVTPIDQFLWSGHVELIGVLSR; via the coding sequence ATGGCGCAACAAACCTTATCGATTGCCCATATAGGGTTTCAGGGCGACGGCATCACCGCCGATGGCGTATTTGTGCCGCTCACGCTTCCGGGCGAAGAGGTGCGCGCTGAAATCCACAAAGATCGCGCCGATCTGATCGAAGTACTTACCCCAAGTGCGGAGCGCGTAGCGCCCCCTTGCCGACATTTCAGCCGCTGCGGCGGTTGTGCGCTCCAGCACTGGGATATGGTCGCCTATAGCGCATGGAAGCACGATCTCGTGGCATCCATGCTGACCAAGGCTGGCCTTGAGACACAGGTTGAGCCAATCCTGACCACCCCGCCCCATACCCGCCGGCGCGTCGGGCTCCATGCCAAGCGCATCAACGGCCCTAAAGGCACGTTCCGGGTCGAACTGGGCTTTAAGATGCGCAAGTCCTGGGATCAGGTGCGTATCGAAGAATGTCCGGTGGCCGACCCGCGTATTGTGGCAGCGCTTCCACACCTGACCGAACTGGCGCAGGCGCTGTTTGAACACCCTAAGTCAGCCCCCATTTTGAATGTAACGGTATCCGAGACGGGGCTTGATATCGACATACGCGGCGTAGAGCGCTCCAAAAGCGGAGGCTTGAGCGCGGACGGGCGGATGCAGATTGCCATGACCGCATCGGCGGCTGACTTTGCCCGCGTCACGATGTCTGATGAAATTCAATATATGGCCAGATCGCCGCAGGTGCGCTTTGGGCGGGCGATGGTCGATCTGCCGTTTGCCCCTTTTTTGCAGGCCAGTCCAAAATCAGAAGCCGATATGGTGCGTCTGGTCACGCAGGCTGTGGCGGGCGCCAAGAAGGTGGCCGATCTGTTTTGCGGATCGGGCACCTTTACGTTTCCGCTGGCGGAGCAGGCGGTGGTCTATGCGGCTGACGGATCGGCGGGTGCGATTGGATCATTGAAATCGGCTATGGGCAGGGTTTCCGGTCTTAAGACCATAACGGCTGAGGTGCGTGACCTCTATCGTCGTCCTATGCTGGCGGCGGAAATGAACGGGTTTGACGCCATTGTTTTCGACCCGCCGCGCGCCGGTGCCGAAGATCAGGCCCGCGAGATTGCCCTATCAACGGTCAAGCGTGTTGTGGCCGTCAGTTGCAATCCACAGACCTTTATCCGCGATGTGCGTATTCTGACGGAAGCGGGTTTTAGCCTCGATAAGGTGACGCCGATTGATCAGTTTTTGTGGTCAGGCCATGTCGAGCTGATTGGGGTATTGTCACGATGA
- a CDS encoding glycine zipper 2TM domain-containing protein: MLKMTKTRKIALSALAAATMITTVAAPVTASARDRYNTCSVDRSNGKANGAIIGAVAGAALGNGVSARNAKTEGTILGAVLGAAVGSQVGKSNADCEPRYNSGYQNNGYGRPRYEYRQTSYGHDRNDRYDDRRDRHDDRYDRRSDRW; the protein is encoded by the coding sequence ATGTTGAAGATGACCAAGACACGTAAGATCGCTTTGTCTGCCCTGGCGGCCGCCACCATGATCACCACCGTCGCCGCCCCTGTTACCGCTTCGGCCCGCGACCGTTATAACACCTGTTCGGTTGACCGTTCTAATGGCAAGGCCAATGGCGCGATTATCGGTGCCGTTGCCGGTGCGGCCTTGGGTAACGGGGTATCTGCCCGTAACGCCAAGACCGAAGGCACTATTCTGGGCGCGGTTCTTGGGGCCGCTGTAGGTTCGCAGGTCGGTAAGAGCAACGCCGATTGTGAACCACGCTACAATAGCGGTTATCAGAACAACGGCTATGGTCGCCCACGTTATGAGTATCGCCAAACCAGCTATGGTCACGACCGTAATGACCGTTACGATGATCGCCGTGATCGTCACGACGACCGCTATGACCGCCGCAGCGACCGCTGGTAA
- a CDS encoding glycosyltransferase, with protein sequence MSDVDTKAGPGAPDLSMIICTLNEGAAIRSVVTEICDALTGIDYEIIVLDDDSKDQTQSEVLDLAQTNPRVHLHVRYNERGLSSAAIMGWDHARGRYLGVMDGDGQHDPKAIREMVDKIMAEKKDLMCVSRYLGDADTGLSWFRDLGSRAATAVSGLVLKAPLTDPLSGCFIMTREWYLKARPKLTGVGFKILVDLVASASVRPKFGEVKAALRQRQGGESKLDVRVVLDLAALLVEKATNGFLSARFVLFGVVGVSGVFVYALVLALSHAVTRVDGEMSLYRYQVRFDDIINYGLAIWLSMTWNFYINNIITFRDKRLSGWPMVTGLIGFYFACSIGALLSLGVAILLKDYLGIHWFAAGVSAALLSGVWNYWGAKAFAWNRKKGV encoded by the coding sequence TTGTCGGACGTTGATACCAAGGCAGGGCCCGGCGCACCTGATCTCAGCATGATTATCTGTACCCTCAACGAAGGTGCCGCTATTCGCAGTGTGGTCACAGAGATATGTGACGCCCTGACGGGGATAGATTATGAGATTATCGTCCTTGACGATGACTCAAAAGATCAGACCCAATCCGAAGTTCTCGATCTGGCCCAGACGAACCCGCGTGTGCATCTGCATGTCCGCTACAATGAGCGTGGCCTGTCGTCGGCGGCGATCATGGGCTGGGACCATGCCCGCGGACGCTATCTGGGGGTGATGGACGGCGACGGTCAGCATGATCCCAAGGCCATTCGTGAAATGGTCGATAAGATCATGGCTGAGAAAAAAGACCTGATGTGCGTCTCGCGTTATTTGGGCGATGCCGATACCGGGCTAAGCTGGTTCCGTGATCTGGGGTCCAGGGCCGCAACCGCTGTATCCGGCTTGGTGCTTAAGGCACCCCTTACCGATCCTTTGAGCGGCTGTTTCATCATGACGCGTGAGTGGTATCTTAAGGCGCGTCCTAAGCTGACCGGGGTTGGGTTCAAGATTCTGGTTGATCTGGTGGCATCGGCGTCGGTTAGGCCCAAATTCGGTGAGGTCAAGGCCGCTCTGCGTCAACGGCAAGGAGGCGAATCCAAGCTTGATGTGCGGGTGGTGCTGGATCTGGCGGCGTTGTTGGTTGAAAAAGCGACCAATGGCTTTCTGTCGGCACGTTTTGTCCTGTTCGGCGTGGTCGGTGTTTCGGGTGTATTCGTTTATGCTCTGGTGCTGGCCTTAAGCCATGCCGTAACGCGCGTAGACGGCGAAATGTCCCTTTATCGTTATCAGGTCAGGTTTGACGACATTATCAATTATGGCCTGGCCATATGGCTATCCATGACCTGGAATTTTTATATCAATAATATCATTACCTTCCGCGATAAACGACTGAGCGGATGGCCTATGGTCACCGGCTTGATCGGGTTTTATTTTGCATGCAGCATCGGGGCTCTTTTAAGTCTTGGGGTCGCTATTCTGCTTAAAGATTATCTTGGAATTCACTGGTTTGCTGCAGGTGTCAGCGCCGCACTTTTGAGCGGGGTTTGGAATTACTGGGGCGCCAAGGCGTTCGCCTGGAATCGCAAGAAGGGCGTCTAA
- a CDS encoding valine--tRNA ligase, which translates to MLEKTFDPKSVEPRLYEMWETSGAFKPTDKEGAESFSIVIPPPNVTGSLHIGHALNNTLQDVLIRFERMRGKAALWLPGTDHAGIATQMVVERQLATAGQQSRRDMGRDAFVQKVWDWKAELGGTIVGQLRRLGASCDWSRERFTLDEGLSAAVRKVFVQLHKEGLIYRDKRLVNWDPYFQTAISDLEVEQKEVDGAYYHFAYPLADGLTYQHPIKDEEGNETFETRDYIVVATTRPETMLGDTAVAVHQDDERYKGLVGKEVVLPIVGRRIPIVADEYADPAKGSGAVKITPAHDFNDFQVGKRHGLESINILDDQARLNDSVPEAYRGQDRFAARKAIIAEMENLGLLKEIEKTRHMVPHGDRSGVVIEPYLTDQWYVNAGELAKDALAAVEDGRTVFEPKNWEKTYFEWLRNIEPWCVSRQLWWGHRIPAWFGPDGKIFVEENESQAFAAAKAHYGHEVHLQQDEDVLDTWFSSALWPFSTMGWPEQTKDLERFYPTHTLITGFDIIFFWVARMMMMGLHFTGKAPFERVFINALVRDDKGQKMSKSKGNVMDPLVLIDEFGADALRFTMTAMSGQGRDIKLAKQRIEGYRNFGTKLWNAARFAQMNECAHAEGFDPADVKLPLSRWIRGEVQKTVQAVTTALEACAFDDAASALYKFVWNVVCDWYLELAKPILNGDDEVAKAEIRATTAWVLDQCLILLHPVMPFITEELWDKTASGARPNHLIVQSWPEFKGDWIDASADDEINWLIDLISEVRSIRSEMNVPGSARAPLSLTGASDVTRARLETHRDLILFLGRLSDVTVADSAQAGSVPFVALEATAHLAIAEFIDLKAEEARLLKDIAAFDKSIDGTRRKLDNPEFVKKAPDEVIEENRERLAEAENGKAKLAAALERLKAAL; encoded by the coding sequence ATGTTAGAAAAGACTTTCGATCCGAAATCCGTTGAACCGCGCCTTTATGAGATGTGGGAAACGTCCGGTGCTTTTAAGCCGACTGACAAGGAGGGGGCTGAGAGCTTTTCGATTGTGATACCGCCGCCCAATGTGACGGGATCGCTGCACATTGGCCATGCGCTTAATAATACCCTTCAGGACGTGCTGATCCGCTTTGAGCGGATGCGCGGTAAGGCAGCTTTGTGGCTGCCGGGGACGGATCACGCCGGCATTGCCACCCAGATGGTGGTTGAGCGTCAACTGGCGACTGCAGGGCAGCAATCGCGCCGGGATATGGGCCGAGACGCCTTTGTGCAAAAGGTCTGGGACTGGAAAGCCGAATTGGGCGGCACGATTGTCGGTCAGTTGCGCCGTTTGGGGGCATCGTGTGACTGGTCGCGGGAACGCTTCACGCTTGATGAAGGCTTGTCGGCGGCGGTGCGCAAGGTGTTCGTGCAATTGCATAAAGAGGGCCTGATTTACCGCGATAAGCGGCTGGTCAACTGGGACCCGTATTTTCAGACGGCGATTTCCGACCTTGAGGTCGAACAAAAAGAAGTCGATGGGGCCTATTATCACTTCGCCTACCCCTTGGCAGATGGGCTGACCTATCAGCATCCAATCAAAGATGAAGAGGGTAATGAGACCTTTGAGACGCGCGACTATATCGTCGTTGCGACGACCCGTCCTGAAACCATGCTGGGTGATACGGCAGTGGCCGTGCATCAGGATGATGAGCGCTATAAAGGCTTGGTCGGCAAAGAGGTCGTCCTGCCAATTGTTGGCCGTCGCATTCCGATTGTGGCCGACGAATACGCCGATCCGGCCAAGGGTTCCGGTGCTGTTAAGATCACGCCCGCCCATGACTTTAACGACTTTCAGGTCGGCAAGCGGCACGGTTTAGAGTCGATCAATATTTTGGATGATCAGGCGCGTCTGAATGACTCGGTGCCGGAAGCTTATCGCGGGCAGGATCGCTTTGCAGCGCGCAAAGCCATCATCGCCGAGATGGAAAATCTGGGGCTGCTAAAAGAGATCGAAAAAACTCGCCATATGGTGCCGCATGGCGACCGCTCCGGCGTTGTGATTGAGCCTTATCTGACCGATCAGTGGTATGTTAATGCCGGTGAATTGGCGAAAGACGCATTGGCTGCCGTCGAAGATGGACGCACTGTGTTTGAGCCTAAGAACTGGGAAAAGACTTACTTTGAGTGGCTGCGTAACATTGAGCCGTGGTGTGTGTCGCGTCAGCTTTGGTGGGGCCATCGTATTCCGGCTTGGTTTGGACCGGATGGCAAAATTTTCGTTGAAGAAAATGAAAGTCAGGCTTTTGCTGCCGCTAAGGCCCATTACGGTCACGAAGTTCATCTTCAACAAGACGAAGATGTTCTCGATACCTGGTTCTCGTCGGCGCTGTGGCCATTTTCGACGATGGGCTGGCCGGAACAGACCAAAGACCTTGAGCGCTTTTATCCGACCCATACCCTGATTACCGGCTTTGATATCATCTTTTTCTGGGTCGCCCGTATGATGATGATGGGCTTGCATTTTACCGGCAAGGCCCCGTTTGAGCGGGTGTTTATCAATGCGCTGGTCCGCGACGACAAGGGGCAGAAGATGTCCAAGTCCAAGGGCAATGTCATGGACCCGCTGGTGCTGATCGATGAATTTGGCGCCGATGCTTTGCGTTTCACCATGACCGCCATGTCGGGGCAGGGCCGTGACATCAAACTGGCCAAACAACGCATCGAAGGCTACCGCAACTTTGGCACCAAACTTTGGAATGCCGCCCGTTTCGCGCAGATGAACGAATGCGCCCATGCCGAAGGCTTTGATCCGGCGGACGTGAAACTGCCCCTCAGCCGCTGGATACGCGGTGAGGTTCAAAAGACGGTGCAGGCGGTGACGACGGCGTTGGAAGCCTGCGCGTTCGATGATGCGGCGTCGGCGCTGTATAAATTCGTCTGGAACGTGGTTTGTGACTGGTATCTGGAACTGGCCAAGCCGATCCTGAATGGCGATGATGAAGTGGCTAAGGCTGAAATCCGCGCCACGACCGCCTGGGTACTGGATCAGTGCCTGATCCTGCTGCATCCGGTTATGCCGTTCATCACCGAAGAACTGTGGGATAAGACCGCCAGTGGCGCGCGCCCGAACCACCTGATTGTTCAGTCATGGCCTGAGTTCAAGGGCGACTGGATTGATGCGTCGGCTGATGATGAAATCAACTGGCTGATCGACCTGATTTCTGAGGTGCGTTCGATACGGTCGGAAATGAATGTACCCGGATCGGCACGGGCGCCGTTGAGCCTGACAGGTGCCTCAGACGTGACCAGGGCGCGGCTTGAGACCCACCGTGACCTGATCTTGTTCTTAGGGCGTTTGTCCGATGTTACCGTGGCTGACAGCGCTCAGGCAGGGTCGGTGCCGTTCGTCGCGCTAGAGGCCACCGCCCATCTGGCGATTGCCGAGTTCATCGACCTCAAGGCCGAAGAGGCGCGTCTGCTGAAAGACATTGCCGCTTTTGACAAGTCGATCGACGGCACGCGCCGTAAGCTCGACAATCCTGAGTTCGTCAAAAAAGCCCCGGACGAAGTAATCGAGGAAAACCGCGAACGTCTGGCCGAGGCCGAAAACGGCAAAGCCAAGCTGGCGGCCGCCCTAGAGCGGCTCAAGGCCGCTCTGTAA